CAGCAAGTAATTTCTAGACAGAGTATCTAAATCAATAAACGGAACCTTCAAAGAACCAGCCAATTCGCGCATATAAATCGGATAGGCATGATAACCTTCGTAAACAGAGTCTACGCTGGTAAAATTAGAGCGACGGATGGGAGAAATCAAAATGGGATAAGCACCCTTCTGCTGAGTTTCCTTGACCATGGCAGTCACCTTGGTCTTGAAATTTTCTTCACCAGTCTTATAACCATTATCGTTGGCGCCGATCATGATCATCACATAGTCGCCAGTCTGCACCATGTCTCTAATAGCCTTGTCAAAGACATACTTTCCGTTACGGTCCGTACCGCGAACAGACCAGAAGCCGTCATAGTAACTTACTGACGTTGTACCACCACGACCAGCATTGAAAACCTTGGCTAAACCAGAATCAAAGAAGTAGCCAAAATCCTGACCCATTCCCTGCTTTGGATAATAACCAGAAGCCCAGTCCTGCATGGTGGAATCGCCTACCAGGTAAATTGTAACAACAGCATTTGCTGCGGTAGCGAAAACCATGGAAGCGACTACAACGCCCTGCCAAATTTTGCTAAAAAATCCTTTTCTCATATACCCAAACTCTTTTTAAAAATCCCAATTACTTATTAAGAAAAGTTCCCTTAGAAACAATCACTCCATCAACATCAACCTTCACAAAGTACTTACCCTGAGGCAGCATTTCGCGATCGATGACCACCATGTTCAAGCCCTCGTTCACATGGGTGTATACGCTTCCCACCACATGGCCGCGCATATCGTACACAACAACCTGTGCGCTGCCGGAACGATTGGAGCGGAGCACGCCTGTATTCGGATTATATGCATTTACACCGGGAACGCCTGCAATGGAAATTCCATCAGGAATGGTATCCTTACCCAGTTCAGGAAGTTTCTGGTTATTATAGAGTTCAATGCCGTCCATACCAAAGGTAAAGGTATCCACATTGGGGCCACCATCAGAAGATGCAGAAACCAATTTTAGAGTATTCTTACCGGCCTTAAGAGCAACATTTACAGTCACATCCTTGTAAGTGGTCCAGCCGGTAGCAGCGAATTCCACCGTACCTGCAGACTTGTCATTTATGTACAGAGTCATGTTGCGGTTTGCAGTTCCGCCGTTGGCGAAGCGAATCGTCAGAGTAGTCTTCACATCCTGGGGAGAGAAGATTTCCCACACACCGTAGCTACCCATGCTATTGTCAAAATTGTAGAAACCATCCTGTTCATAGCCAGCATTGTTCGTTTCGCAGGCAAAGCCTTTACCTTCAACAGGCTTGCAGATTTCCATAGAAGACTTACCATCCTTAATGACGGGATAATCTTCAGTAGGATCCGGAACGGAAACAATAGGATCCCCCACAATCTGGATTTCGGGAGCGGCCAATTTCTTCACAGCATCCGGCAGGTAGTAACCGAGGTGCGGCGGCTGGTTGTAAGCAGTGTTCTGCCATGCGATTGCAGTACGGTAAACAGCATCATGCATCAAGGTATAGACGCGATAGGGAGAAGTTACCGGAGTAGACACAATGTAAAGTACGGTCGGATCGTTTGCATTACGAACCACCAATTCTTCGCGCCAGTCGCCGAAGAGATCTGCAACAAGGCTCGGAGTATTCTTGGTGCCGTTACAACCGGTTGCGCCAAGTGCGGTAGGACCATCGAAATAAACCTCAGACTTACCCGCAGAAGAATTGAACTTGGTCACATAGGCGCCATCCAAAAGTTCATCCTGAAGGTCCCCGTCAAAGTATATACGGAAGTTGGTGGAAACCGCCGGAGAGCCCATGGACTTGCCCTTGATATCGTGCATGCCGCCACTCTTGCTGGACCAAACTTCAAAACCACGATGCGTAGAATCAATGTCAGCAGCCATACCACGGCCATTGTCCACACCAGGATTGGGCTGCGGCGTACCCCAAATAATTTTTCCATCGGGGCCACGAACTTCATCGGTATACTTGGCATCGGTATGCTCATGCACATCGAAAAATTCCAGGCCCGGAAGATCCGGATCCAAGTCAGACAAATGACCTGCATCCCCATGGCCCAACTGAGTAGAATAACGAAGAGTACCGTCATGATTTAACGCAGCACCGCCAAACACGATTTCATCATAGCCATCGCCATCAATATCACCAGTTACAATGTTATGGTTGCCCTGAGCATAAAGACCTGCACCCGGATCTTCGGACTTATGGTACCAACGCTGCTTCAGAGTCTTGCCATCAAAATCATAGGCAACAACGTAAGAGGAGGAATAGTAGCCACGAATAAAGATTGCACTGGGATGGATACCATCCAAGTAGGCAGTTGCAGCAATATAGCGTTCGCAGCGGTTACCATAGTTATCGCCCCAATAGCCCTTCTTATCAACACCCTTTACATGCTGATTGATATTACGGCTAGGAACAAAGTCAATGGAAGTAATCGCAGCACCATCAGCACCACGGAAAACAGTCAGGTATTCGGGACCGTCAAGAACAGTTCCACCAGAATTGCGGTAATCCTTGGACTTGTCACCAATAGCCTTGCCCGTACCATCAATAGTACCGTCGGCGGTCTTCACGATCATTTCGGCCTTGCCGTCACCATCGTAGTCATAAACCTGGAACTGGGTATAGTGAGCACCGGCACGGATATTCTTGCCCAAGTCAATGCGCCACATACGGGTGCCATCCAGCTTGTAGGCGTCAATAAATACGGTACCCGTATAACCTGACTGGGAGTTGTCGTGGGCATTTGAAGGATCCCACTTCAAAATCAGTTCGTATTCGCCATCCCCATCGAGATCGGCGGCGCTCATATCGTTAGGCGTATAAGTGCAGGTAGAGCCGTCCGGCATGGTCTGCTTCGCAGGAACTTCAAGCTTGATAGTCTTGTACGGGAAGGAATTTCCGGTATTTGCAACAGTCTTGTCCAATACAACGGAAAGTCCGGCCTTTGCGCCTTCCTTGCCGCCAATTACAGCGGAAACCTGATATTTGGAAGAGGCCTTGCCATCCTTATCCAAATAGTTGGTACCCTCGGTTCCCTTGATAGAGGCAATTTTATCGCCATCGCGGTAAAGGTTGAATTCCGTAGCCGGGTCGTCGGTACCCAGCAAACGCCAGCTCACCAGCATTCCCTTCCCTACGTTAGAGGCAACTAGACCTCGAGTCAGATTTTCCATCTGCTTAGGGGCAGCGAAAGCCAAACCATTCATGCTCAAAAGAGCAGACCCAATCAGTAATGCCTTAGAAATTTTACGCATACACATCCCACACGTTATAACTGTTGACAATTAAAAGCCTAAACTGTAGACAAATATATACTAAAAAAGTCTACATTTCACATTGTAAGGGTAAAATATTTTTGATAGATAATCCACAGCACCGCTATAAGCCTATTTTTCTCACATTTATTTTACCGATACGTGACAAAAAGTTTACATTTTAATAAAAAGAGCCTAAATCGAAGCGGTTTTCAATCATTCTGGATTTTTATGATACCCGAACTCGTATCGTCAGTATTTGCCGTATTTCTTCTAGTCCTTCTTATAAGGGTCCTTTACCGCGTATGGCCCAATCGAAAGGATTCCCCCTCCCAAGGGATATACGCAAACTTTGTACTTGCGGCACTCATTCTGGAAGCAGAAACAATTCCCGACTTATTACTTCTATGCGGGATTTTCCAATTAAATAAGATTGCCGCCTCCATTTTCTATACGACAGAATTTACTCTTATCGCCTTGGTCGCATACCAGTGGTTCAAATATTTCGTCACCATCCAAAACGAAAAAAAAGTTTTCACCCGAAAAAGGAACATCCTTTTTGCGATTCCGACAATTATCGTCTTCATCGCAGCAGCTTCCTCCTACTGGACTAACGCCCTGTTTATAACAGAGTTCACCGATGGCCAATACTATTACCTGAACGGAACCCTACCTTGGATCCAGTACATCCCCTACATTTACATACTTGCAGGAATGGGGCTCATCTTTAAGCAAGCGGTAAAGGACAACCGGGAAAAAACAAGAAAAAATTTATGGTTCATATTCACATTTACATTTCCTTGCGCTATTGCAGTGGCCTTCCAGACTTTAGCGGGAATTGACTACGGTTTTACACAAGCGGGAATTTGTCTTGCAGTGTACCTGTCCTACGTGGAATTATACATCGAAGAGATCAAGGAAGCGAAACGTCTAAAAGATATAGACGAAATCAACGCCAAACTGAAAGACGCGAATCAGGCCAAGACAAGATTCCTCTTTAACATGAGCCACGACATTCGCACTCCCATGAATGCCATTATCGGCTACACAAGCCTTATAAGCAAAAATATGAGTCATCCGGAAAAATGCCTGGACTACATTTCCAAAATTGACAAGTCCAGCCAGTACTTGCTCTCCCTCATCAACAATGTTCTGGAAATGGCAAGCATTGAAAGCGGAACCATCACAAATGACACCAAGACTTGCAATATCTACACGATCAAGCAAACCCTGGACACCATCTTCGGTGAACAGATGAAGAAAAAATCGATTGATTTTTCCGTTAACGTCGATATTCAGCACACCAATATCATCATTGACGAAGTAAAGGTCCGTAGCATATTCCTCAATCTGATTTCTAACGCCTATAAGTACACCTCTGCGGGTGGATCGGTCACAGTCACCATTCGAGAATTTTCGTCCGAAAAGGAAAACTGCGGCCTATTTCAAATCATTATCTCCGATACTGGAATTGGAATTTCAAGAGAATTCCTCCCCCACCTGTTTGAGGATTTTGCCCGAGAGAAGAATTCCGATAGAAACAAGATCGAGGGAGCCGGTCTCGGAATGTCGATCGTAAAGAATTATGTGGAACAGCTGGGCGCAACTATATCCGTAGACAGCGAAGTCGGGGAAGGCACGACCTTTACCATCACCCATCCAGCCGTTCCTCTAGCCCAAAACGACAAACCCGCAGTACAAGAAAAAGTCACAAGCACAACCCCTCGCTTTGACGGGAAAAGAGTGCTCATTGTCGAAGACAACGATCTTAATGCCGAAATTGCATACGAAATTTTGAAGGGTCTGGGAATCCAGGTAGAACGAGCCGAAGATGGCATCCAGTGCATTCACAAGCTGAACCAGGCTAGCGACGGATATTATGATTTGATTCTTATGGATATACAGATGCCTAACTTAAACGGCTATGAAACCACAAGAGCCATAAGAAGTACAATGGATGGAAAGAAATCTGAACTGCCCATTCTAGCCATGACGGCGAACGCATTCAAGGAAGACCGGGAGGAATCCGTGAAAGCCGGCATGAACGGACACCTGGCAAAGCCCATCAATGTAATTGAGCTGACCAAGGAACTTACAAGGAATCTAAGATAATGCCAATCGTTCTATATTCAGTCATTGGTCTTTTGGCACTAGTGCTACACATCGTAATTAACTACGATGAGATCAAAAATTCTGTTCCCACTCAGGACGGGAAAAACTATCGAAGATTCCTTATAGGTGTTTTCTTCTACTATGTCGTAGACTCCCTGTGGGGATTGATTGCTGCGGCACAAAGCACCCTGTTACTCTATGCGGACACCGTTCTATATTGTGCCGTAATTGCTCTTGTAGTATTACTCTGGTGCCAATACGTCATTTCCTATTTAAACATCAGGACTGCATTCGGAAGAGTTCTTAAAATTCTAGGAACAATCTTCTGTGTGGCTGCAGCGGTTACACTTATCGTAAACCACTTCTACCCTATCTTCTTCTGGATTGACGAGAATGGCGGTTACCACACCAATATTTTCCGCTACGTTTCTGTAGCTGCTCAGACAACCTTATTTGCAATCACCACATTCAAAGCACTTGTCGCTGCAGGCAAGTCAAACAGTTCAATCAGACGTCATCACGTTACCATCGCCTGCTTTGGCATCGTCATGATTGCAGCCGTTCTTACTCAATTCTTCCATACCCTATTCCCTTGCTACACGATAGGACTCCTTGTAGGAACCAGCATCCTCCATGTATTCATCCTGGAAGACCAGAAGGACATGTTCCGATCGAAGTTGGAAGAAAGTAGCCGAGTTATTGGCGCCGCTGGATACGGCATCTGGAAGTTTACATTTGACCAGGAAGGCAAGGTCAACGGATTGACCGGCGACACCATCTGGAAAAAAATCTTCGGACTGGAACACAAGAAATTGTCTCCCGAAGAAACCTACCAGTATTATACGAGCAGACTTTCCCAAAGTACATTGGAAGAAATCAAGGATGACTATACGGACATGCGAGAGGGCGCAGTCACCTCCCGTATATTGGAATGGAATCACCCCGAAAAAGGCCTGCTTTACTTATCCGTAGGCGGGACAAGATTGGAAAATGCGGATGGCTCGGTATCCATTTCTGGATTTATCGGAGACATCACAGAACAGAAACGTAAAGAAGCTAAACTGAATGAAACCTTGTTAAAAGCAAAACAGGACGCCGAACGAGCAAACCAGGCAAAATCCCGTTTCCTATTCAACATGAGCCATGACATCCGTACTCCCATGAATGCAATCATCGGCTTTACGGACTTACTGAAAAAGAATCTGGGCAACAAGGAAAAATGCAATGACTATCTGGAAAAAATCCAGAATTCCAACAGTTTCCTTTTAAGCCTCATCAACAACGTTCTGGAAATGGCTCGTATCGAAAGTGGAAAGGCTACGTTAAATTTGGCGGTTCACGATACAAGTGTTTTCATTCAGGGTTTCCGCAACGTCTTTGAAGAACAGATGAAGCAGAAAAACATCGCGTTCACGATTGACGTAGATGTAAAGCACAATTTTCTCTATACAGATGCCCTAAAGGTTCGTGAGATTTACCTGAACATTCTATCCAACGCGTACAAGTACACTCCCGAAAACGGAAAAGTTTCCGTATCCATCAAGGAAGTGCCTTGCGAAAAGGATGGTTACTGTACCTACATCGGAACCATATCAGACACAGGCAAGGGAATTTCACCAGATTTCCTCCCTAAAATATTTGAGGAATTTTCCAGAGAAAGGACATACACCGATAGCAAAATCGAAGGTTCCGGACTTGGGATGCCAATCGTGAAAAAATATGTGGACCTAATGGATGGAACGATCAACATAGAAAGCGAGATTGGAAAGGGAACTACGATAACCATTGTTACAACCCACAAAATCGCAGAGTCCGACCATGAAGAAAAGCAACCGTTTTTCAACATAGACAAAACGATCTTCAAAGGCAAACGAGTCCTTCTGGCAGAAGACAATGACCTGAATGCAGAAATTGCCATAGAAGTTCTTCATGATCTAGGATTCCAGGTGGAACGAGCGGAAGACGGACTTCAATGTCTCGTTCTTCTCGGAAAAAACGAGCCCAATCATTTTGACATCATTCTCATGGACATACAGATGCCCAATATGGATGGATATCGGGCAACTGAAACGATCCGCCAGATGAACAATCCGGCAAAGGCAAACACTCCCATTTTCGCAATGACGGCCAACGCATTCGAGGAAGACAAAATTGCAGCCATTGAAGCCGGTATGAACGGACATCTAGCAAAGCCGATTGATGTACAGGCCTTGGTAGTAGAACTTTACAGGATTTTCAAAGACAAATGACAAACCAGCACAAGATTACCCGCGAGATTATAAAGGAACAGCAAAGAACAGGAACGCTACTTCTTGTTGTAGTCCTATTACTGGAATCCATATTTCTCTTTACTTCCTACAAGAGTACCGAGAAACAGATTAAGACGGAAGCGAAAGCGCATGCCGAGGAAATCGCATCCACCATTAATGCAGAACTGAATAACGCTTATGAAACCACGGAACTCCTGAAAGACCTCCATCAAGTCTATGGGGATGTGTTCCTTCAAGATTTTGACCGAATCTGCGAGGAACTGACAAGGGACAATCTGGCTATCGGCAGCATGTATTTCGCCCCCAAGGGAATCATCAAGTATTCCTATCCCCATACCGTCGATAACGCCACATCGGATTTCGAAATGATAAAAGACCCGATTCAAGGTCCTAAGGCTCAAAAGGCCGTGAACGACAAACTTCCAACCATCGCAGGACCGCACCACCTCGTGGAAGGTGGCGAGGGATTCATTGTACGTACTCCCATTTTCAAGGACAACGACTTTATCGGTTTTTCCATCATTGTCATTGACAAGCAAATTCTTATTGATCAAATCCAGAAGAAAAACAAATATCAAGCATTCCGCTTTGCCGTCTGGAAGAACGAAGACCCTACCGCAGTTCTTGATGCCAACGGTTTTATCCTATCCTCCGACAACAAGCCCGTTTCTAGAGATATCCAGACGAGTTTCAACGTTCTGAACGACATCTGGTATATATGCCTTGAACCTAAGGACGGTTGGAACGTTTGGGGGTCCATGAAAATTCCAGTAGCAATTTCCCTTATCGTTCTGCTGATTTTATCATTCTTCTACTACATGCAGCTTCTATCCTGGAGACGTAAGCGTCAGCTGCAGATGGAACGTTTATCCAACAAGGCCAAGAGTCAGTTTCTCTTCAGTATGAGCCACGATATTAGAACGCCCATGAACGCAATCATCGGCTTCTCCGAACTGATGAAGAAAAATCTGGATGACAAGGAAAAACTTGTCGATTATCTCAATAAGATTAACGCTTCCAGCAGTTTTCTCCTTTCCCTAATCAATAACGTTCTGGAAATGGCCCGCATCGAAAGCGGTAAAGTTACCCTGGACGAAAACATGATTAACACCCAGAAATTTGAAGACATTACCGAGGCCGTTTTCACGGACCAGGCCCGCAACAAGGGAATTCAGTTCAGTAACAATTACCATTTGATCCACGAATACGTCATTGGCGATGAGATGAAGGTGAGGGAACTCACCCTGAACATCATCAGTAATGCCATCAAGTACACCCCTGCGGGAGGTTACGTCAAACTGAGTCTAATCGAATCCGAAAACAAGAAGCCCGGCTACACCACCTTTACCGCGATTTGCGAGGATTCCGGCATCGGGATCAGCAAGGAATATCTACCCCATATCTTTGACGAATTCTCCCGAGAAAGGAATTCCACCGACAGCAAGATTTCCGGTACTGGTCTAGGCATGCCCATTGTCAAAAGGCTTCTCAACCTGATGAACGGAACCATCGACATTGAAAGCGAGGTTGGAAAGGGCACGAAGATAACCATTGTCCTCCCCCTCCGCCTCCCCACGGAAGAACAGATGGCCGCAGCAAGACAGGCAGAAACCCAGTCACACGGCAACACCATTCATACGGAAATGTTGAACCGCGCACCAGTCAGCGATAAAATTTTCAATGGGCATCGTATTCTTCTTGCAGAAGACAATGACTTGAATGCCGAAATTGCCATCGCCATCCTGGAAGAAATGGGATTCATCGTAGAACGAGTCTCCGACGGCATCCAATGCGTACAGACTCTCAGCCGTCAGGATAACGGATTTTTCGACGTCATCCTGATGGATATACAAATGCCCAATATGGACGGCTATACCGCCACACGCTCCATCCGGACCATTAACGACCATAAGAAGTCTGACATTCCCATCATCGCCATGACCGCCAACGCCTTCGAAGAAGACCGGGAAAAAGCTTTTGAAGCGGGAATGAACGACCACATTTCTAAGCCTATTGACGCCAATAAATTGGCAATAGCCCTTGAAAAAGTGATAAAAATCTAAAAAAACACAAAAAAGAGAAGTTTTTTGTAAGTTTTGTTCCTATTTCAAAATCTTTTACTTATCTTAAACTTGGTGACGACTGTAAAGTTACGCAAACGGACAATTATTAATGCTTAAGAGCGAAATTCTTATTGTAGACGATTCAGAAATCAACCGCAGTATGCTGCGGCTGATGTTGCAAGAAGAATACGAAATTACAGAAGCAGAAAATGGCGCAGAAGCACTCGCCATCATCCAAAAAGGCGACCACATTTTCCGTCTCGTCCTCCTGGACCTGGTCATGCCTGTCATGGATGGCTTCAGTTTCCTTGCAGAACTGCAAAAAGAAAAATTGCAGTCCCCGTTACCTATCATCATCATTTCTGGCGACAATTCGGAAGAAGCCCTGGACAAGGCCTATGGCCTTGGTGCAGTGGATTTCTTTACCAAGCCCTTCAATCCCAGTATTGTAAACCACCGCGTACAGAACGTCATTTCCCTATACGCCCATGGTTACCGAGACAAGTTGACTGGATGTTACACCCGTAACGGCTTTATCCAAGTTTCGGAAAACTTCATCCAGACTGTCGAGGACCCGACTCTTTACTCCATCATCCTCTATGACTTAAAGAATTTCAAGGCAATCAACTCCGTATATGGAGTTGAAGGGGGTGACTTCGCACTCAAGTATACCAGTAACGGAATCCAGAACAGCGGTCTTGCCCCACTGTTTGTAGCCCGACTGGAAGCAGACCACTTCGCCTGCCTAGCCGAGAGCAAGAACATCGACTTTAACGCCATGATGGAAGATAACGGCGCCCAGGTAGAAGTCAACGGACGTCCTATGCAGATTCGCTTCCGCATGGGCGTTGCCAAGGTGGACTCCAGAGCGCCTATTACAGGCTTTATGGACAGAGCCAAGCTGGCCATGAACTATATCGAAGACGAATACCTAAAGCCCTATGCCGAATTTGACGAGAAGATGGCCGAAAACTATGTCAATGCGGCAATGGTTACTTCCGACTTCGAAAATAGCCTGGAAAACAACGAATTCAAGGTTTACTATCAGCCCGTCATGGAAGCGGCTACGGGTAAAATTGCCTCTGCAGAAGCCCTGATTCGCTGGATTCATCCTAAGCGCGGCTTTGTCCGCCCGGACTTGTTTATTCCTGTCCTTGAAAAGGACGGCTACATTTCCAAACTGGATCTTTTCGTGGATCTGAAGGTTCACTCCGTCGTTAAGGAATGGAAGAAGCAGGGACTCCCCACCGTGCCAGTTTCTGTCAATCTTTCCTGGATGGATTTTTACGATGCAGACATGATTCGATTCATTCTGGACCGTCTTGAGTCCAACAAAACCGAGCCGGGCGAAATCCGTTACGAAATCACGGAATCATCCTTTGCCGCCCTCAAGGAAAACCACGACGAAGTGCTTAAGGACATGCAGCGTCTTGGCGCCTGGCTTCTGATGGACGACTTCGGCAGCGGATACTCTTCACTGGGAATGCTCATGAACTACAAGTTCAATATCCTGAAGATCGACATGAGCATCGTCCGCAAGCTGGAAGAAAAACCCGAAGTGCCTCATATTGTGGAATTGATCATTAACATGTGTCACCACCTGGGAATGAAGGTCGTTGCCGAAGGCGTAGAAACCGAAAGCCAACTGAACTTCCTGAAAAATGCAGGCTGCGACTACATTCAAGGCTATTACTTTAGTAAGCCTCTTCCCGAAGAGGACTTCAAGGCGTTCCTGGCCAAGAGCAAGGAAGACGGAAAAATTATTGAGAATTAGAAGGAGAACAAATGGATATTAAGGAACTCTATGCCAAGATCGGAGGGAACTATGAGGACGTCCTTGGACGTCTGATGAAAGATTCCCTGATCGAAAAATTCGCTTTCATGTATTTGAAGGACACTTCCTACGAGACACTCATTGCGGCAATCGATGCGGGAAACATTTCAGATAGTTTCCGGGCAGCCCACTCCCTGAAGGGGGTTTCCGCAAATCTCGGTTTCGAGGAACTGCGCAAGGCTGCGTCCGACCTGACGGAACAGCTCCGCCCCCAGACCACCCCTGCAGATG
The Fibrobacter sp. UWR4 DNA segment above includes these coding regions:
- a CDS encoding carbohydrate-binding protein, which produces MRKISKALLIGSALLSMNGLAFAAPKQMENLTRGLVASNVGKGMLVSWRLLGTDDPATEFNLYRDGDKIASIKGTEGTNYLDKDGKASSKYQVSAVIGGKEGAKAGLSVVLDKTVANTGNSFPYKTIKLEVPAKQTMPDGSTCTYTPNDMSAADLDGDGEYELILKWDPSNAHDNSQSGYTGTVFIDAYKLDGTRMWRIDLGKNIRAGAHYTQFQVYDYDGDGKAEMIVKTADGTIDGTGKAIGDKSKDYRNSGGTVLDGPEYLTVFRGADGAAITSIDFVPSRNINQHVKGVDKKGYWGDNYGNRCERYIAATAYLDGIHPSAIFIRGYYSSSYVVAYDFDGKTLKQRWYHKSEDPGAGLYAQGNHNIVTGDIDGDGYDEIVFGGAALNHDGTLRYSTQLGHGDAGHLSDLDPDLPGLEFFDVHEHTDAKYTDEVRGPDGKIIWGTPQPNPGVDNGRGMAADIDSTHRGFEVWSSKSGGMHDIKGKSMGSPAVSTNFRIYFDGDLQDELLDGAYVTKFNSSAGKSEVYFDGPTALGATGCNGTKNTPSLVADLFGDWREELVVRNANDPTVLYIVSTPVTSPYRVYTLMHDAVYRTAIAWQNTAYNQPPHLGYYLPDAVKKLAAPEIQIVGDPIVSVPDPTEDYPVIKDGKSSMEICKPVEGKGFACETNNAGYEQDGFYNFDNSMGSYGVWEIFSPQDVKTTLTIRFANGGTANRNMTLYINDKSAGTVEFAATGWTTYKDVTVNVALKAGKNTLKLVSASSDGGPNVDTFTFGMDGIELYNNQKLPELGKDTIPDGISIAGVPGVNAYNPNTGVLRSNRSGSAQVVVYDMRGHVVGSVYTHVNEGLNMVVIDREMLPQGKYFVKVDVDGVIVSKGTFLNK
- a CDS encoding ATP-binding protein — its product is MIPELVSSVFAVFLLVLLIRVLYRVWPNRKDSPSQGIYANFVLAALILEAETIPDLLLLCGIFQLNKIAASIFYTTEFTLIALVAYQWFKYFVTIQNEKKVFTRKRNILFAIPTIIVFIAAASSYWTNALFITEFTDGQYYYLNGTLPWIQYIPYIYILAGMGLIFKQAVKDNREKTRKNLWFIFTFTFPCAIAVAFQTLAGIDYGFTQAGICLAVYLSYVELYIEEIKEAKRLKDIDEINAKLKDANQAKTRFLFNMSHDIRTPMNAIIGYTSLISKNMSHPEKCLDYISKIDKSSQYLLSLINNVLEMASIESGTITNDTKTCNIYTIKQTLDTIFGEQMKKKSIDFSVNVDIQHTNIIIDEVKVRSIFLNLISNAYKYTSAGGSVTVTIREFSSEKENCGLFQIIISDTGIGISREFLPHLFEDFAREKNSDRNKIEGAGLGMSIVKNYVEQLGATISVDSEVGEGTTFTITHPAVPLAQNDKPAVQEKVTSTTPRFDGKRVLIVEDNDLNAEIAYEILKGLGIQVERAEDGIQCIHKLNQASDGYYDLILMDIQMPNLNGYETTRAIRSTMDGKKSELPILAMTANAFKEDREESVKAGMNGHLAKPINVIELTKELTRNLR
- a CDS encoding hybrid sensor histidine kinase/response regulator, yielding MLHIVINYDEIKNSVPTQDGKNYRRFLIGVFFYYVVDSLWGLIAAAQSTLLLYADTVLYCAVIALVVLLWCQYVISYLNIRTAFGRVLKILGTIFCVAAAVTLIVNHFYPIFFWIDENGGYHTNIFRYVSVAAQTTLFAITTFKALVAAGKSNSSIRRHHVTIACFGIVMIAAVLTQFFHTLFPCYTIGLLVGTSILHVFILEDQKDMFRSKLEESSRVIGAAGYGIWKFTFDQEGKVNGLTGDTIWKKIFGLEHKKLSPEETYQYYTSRLSQSTLEEIKDDYTDMREGAVTSRILEWNHPEKGLLYLSVGGTRLENADGSVSISGFIGDITEQKRKEAKLNETLLKAKQDAERANQAKSRFLFNMSHDIRTPMNAIIGFTDLLKKNLGNKEKCNDYLEKIQNSNSFLLSLINNVLEMARIESGKATLNLAVHDTSVFIQGFRNVFEEQMKQKNIAFTIDVDVKHNFLYTDALKVREIYLNILSNAYKYTPENGKVSVSIKEVPCEKDGYCTYIGTISDTGKGISPDFLPKIFEEFSRERTYTDSKIEGSGLGMPIVKKYVDLMDGTINIESEIGKGTTITIVTTHKIAESDHEEKQPFFNIDKTIFKGKRVLLAEDNDLNAEIAIEVLHDLGFQVERAEDGLQCLVLLGKNEPNHFDIILMDIQMPNMDGYRATETIRQMNNPAKANTPIFAMTANAFEEDKIAAIEAGMNGHLAKPIDVQALVVELYRIFKDK
- a CDS encoding response regulator; translation: MTNQHKITREIIKEQQRTGTLLLVVVLLLESIFLFTSYKSTEKQIKTEAKAHAEEIASTINAELNNAYETTELLKDLHQVYGDVFLQDFDRICEELTRDNLAIGSMYFAPKGIIKYSYPHTVDNATSDFEMIKDPIQGPKAQKAVNDKLPTIAGPHHLVEGGEGFIVRTPIFKDNDFIGFSIIVIDKQILIDQIQKKNKYQAFRFAVWKNEDPTAVLDANGFILSSDNKPVSRDIQTSFNVLNDIWYICLEPKDGWNVWGSMKIPVAISLIVLLILSFFYYMQLLSWRRKRQLQMERLSNKAKSQFLFSMSHDIRTPMNAIIGFSELMKKNLDDKEKLVDYLNKINASSSFLLSLINNVLEMARIESGKVTLDENMINTQKFEDITEAVFTDQARNKGIQFSNNYHLIHEYVIGDEMKVRELTLNIISNAIKYTPAGGYVKLSLIESENKKPGYTTFTAICEDSGIGISKEYLPHIFDEFSRERNSTDSKISGTGLGMPIVKRLLNLMNGTIDIESEVGKGTKITIVLPLRLPTEEQMAAARQAETQSHGNTIHTEMLNRAPVSDKIFNGHRILLAEDNDLNAEIAIAILEEMGFIVERVSDGIQCVQTLSRQDNGFFDVILMDIQMPNMDGYTATRSIRTINDHKKSDIPIIAMTANAFEEDREKAFEAGMNDHISKPIDANKLAIALEKVIKI
- a CDS encoding EAL domain-containing response regulator, which gives rise to MLKSEILIVDDSEINRSMLRLMLQEEYEITEAENGAEALAIIQKGDHIFRLVLLDLVMPVMDGFSFLAELQKEKLQSPLPIIIISGDNSEEALDKAYGLGAVDFFTKPFNPSIVNHRVQNVISLYAHGYRDKLTGCYTRNGFIQVSENFIQTVEDPTLYSIILYDLKNFKAINSVYGVEGGDFALKYTSNGIQNSGLAPLFVARLEADHFACLAESKNIDFNAMMEDNGAQVEVNGRPMQIRFRMGVAKVDSRAPITGFMDRAKLAMNYIEDEYLKPYAEFDEKMAENYVNAAMVTSDFENSLENNEFKVYYQPVMEAATGKIASAEALIRWIHPKRGFVRPDLFIPVLEKDGYISKLDLFVDLKVHSVVKEWKKQGLPTVPVSVNLSWMDFYDADMIRFILDRLESNKTEPGEIRYEITESSFAALKENHDEVLKDMQRLGAWLLMDDFGSGYSSLGMLMNYKFNILKIDMSIVRKLEEKPEVPHIVELIINMCHHLGMKVVAEGVETESQLNFLKNAGCDYIQGYYFSKPLPEEDFKAFLAKSKEDGKIIEN
- a CDS encoding Hpt domain-containing protein, with protein sequence MDIKELYAKIGGNYEDVLGRLMKDSLIEKFAFMYLKDTSYETLIAAIDAGNISDSFRAAHSLKGVSANLGFEELRKAASDLTEQLRPQTTPADAAMVEAVKTAQAKVLAGLKEFQGA